CGTGGACGCGAGTCGCACCCACCTGACCGATTTCACCAGCGAGGTGTTTCCCGCCGACAGCGATCCCATGCGCAGCCATGATGAGCTTCGACTCAGTGGCTCCCTTCCGCTGACGTCTCGCTCGCGCATGCCCATAACCCTCGAGGCCAAGCGGGACGAATGGGAGTCCGGCAGGGCCAATACCGAGGTCAGCGCGCGTGTTTCCGCTTATGTGCACCGCACGGCCCTCACCAACACCCTTCGCTGGCGCGCCTCCGGTGACATCGAGCACGCTGCCGGCAGCCTGCAGGTCAGCCGCCGTGTTCGCGATATGAGTTTGCGCAGTCAAATCGATTACCTGCTGGGCTCTGAGCGTGACATCTCCTCGTTAGCGCTCTCCGCCGATAAGTATCTGGCAGACGGCTATCGCGGGACCCTGGGTATAGCCCACACCTTCGTGTCACCCGAAACCCGTTATACCGCCGGCTTTACCAAAAGCCTGGGCCGCTTCGGGTTGGGCGTTAATGCCAGCTACGTAGACACGGGGGAGATCGCTCTCGGTGCACAATTGTTTATTGCCATGGGCCGGGATCACCGGCGCTCCGACTGGCGATTCGATGCCCGGCCCATGGCGAACAGCGGTGCCGCTTCAGTGCGCGTGTTCATGGACGACAATCACAATGGCGTAATGGACGCTAATGAGGAGCCGCTTCAGGGTGCTGGATTCATGGTCAACGGCGGCAGGCAACAGGCCCGCACGGATGCGGCGGGCATTGCCCATATCGATCACTTGCCGGTGAAACAGCATGTAGACATCGGGATAGACACCTCGACACTGATAGACCCGCAATGGGCGCCAGCGATCGAAGGATTGAGGCTGGTGCCGCGCCCGGGCAGCGTGGCCAGCCTAGAGTTCCCGGTACGCATGACCACAGAAATCGATGGTACGGTCTATCTGCTGGAGGATGGTGTCCAGCGCGGTGTCGGTGATCTGAAGCTGGAACTGCTGAACGACCAGCAAGAGGTAGTGGCCCGGACAACAAGCAGCTGGGACGGTTTCTATATTGTGCCAGGGGTAATCGCCGGGGATTACCGGTTGAGAATCTCACCGCAGCAACTGCAACGCCTGAGCCTGACGGATACTGGCACAAGGGAGCTGACCGTGTCAGGCGATGGCTCCTTCATCAGCGGTGTCGATCTGATGGTATTGCCATCATCGCCAACGGCGTCGGCTCAGCCCGCTCCCCACCATGTGGATGAAGTGGTCCCCGACATTCGGACCAGGCGCTAAGCAGAGTTGCCCCGGTTTTGACCCTCACCCCATATCAGGACCGGTAGCCCGCCTCATTCCTCAGGGCGTCGAGAAACCCGCCTTATTCACCGAGGAGGGGTAGAAACGAAGATAGCGGATGGAGCGCTTGGTGGCGTGATTGGACGTTCTCTGCCCAACATCGCCCGAGAGTGGAGCCTGACGCCGGATGAGATGGCCCGGCTGCTTGGAATCGATTCCGAGACCTACCACGCCTGGTCGGATGACCCAGCCCAAGCCTGGCTGGAACCAGAGCAACGAGAGCGTGCCTCCTATGTGTTGGGGATCTACAAAGCGTTGATGATTCTGCTGCCGTCGCCGGCTCGTCATCCGCCGTGGCTACGCCATCCCAACACAGGCGGTCCGTTTCAGGGCACTGTCCCTATCTGAAGTGACCCCCTATCTTTCATCTCATCACCATTAGATAAGCTATTGATTTAAAATGTTTAACTCATCCGTTCGGGGAAATGAAACATTTTTCCGCTGAGTTATTCTAGGAACACAGGGGTGAGGGGCGAGGGAAGAGGTTCGAGTAGCCCTTTATGCTTTCCTCGCTCCTCGTCCCTTTCACCTTACCCCGCCGGCCCTTCAACTCGCCTGGCGAACCGCCGCCGGGGGCTCCGGCAGGGGGGCGTTCATGGCCGAGACCACCACCGGGCGCAGGCGGCGCACCAGGTCGCGTACCGTGACGTGCTCGTCGTAGTCCTTCTCGGCGATATCACGCAGCGCATCCAGGCCCGACAGGGTGAAGATCACCGTGCCCAGCATGAAGTGCAGCCGCCAGAAGCGCTCGGCATCCGGCAGGTCGGGGGTGGCCCGGCGCACCAGCTCGGTGAAGCGGGTGAAGACGCTGCCGTACTCGTCCTGGATGTAGCGGCGCAGGTGCCCCTGGGCCTGGCTGTAGGCCAGCCCCAGCAGGCGCATGAACACCTTCAGGCTGTTGCGCTCCGCCGGCACCTCCAGCACGGTGCGCGCCATGGTTTCCAGCAGCTCCTCCAGGGGGATCTCGTCGCCCTCCTCCGAATGGCGTGCCTCGAGCTCATCCAGGGCGGTA
The Halomonas sp. M4R1S46 DNA segment above includes these coding regions:
- a CDS encoding antitoxin Xre-like helix-turn-helix domain-containing protein: MIGRSLPNIAREWSLTPDEMARLLGIDSETYHAWSDDPAQAWLEPEQRERASYVLGIYKALMILLPSPARHPPWLRHPNTGGPFQGTVPI
- a CDS encoding TetR/AcrR family transcriptional regulator, producing the protein MAQPDTVTRILDTAEVLFAERGFAETSLRNITSKAKVNLAAVNYHFGSKKSLIQAVFARYLDPFTARFHTALDELEARHSEEGDEIPLEELLETMARTVLEVPAERNSLKVFMRLLGLAYSQAQGHLRRYIQDEYGSVFTRFTELVRRATPDLPDAERFWRLHFMLGTVIFTLSGLDALRDIAEKDYDEHVTVRDLVRRLRPVVVSAMNAPLPEPPAAVRQAS